The Deltaproteobacteria bacterium genome window below encodes:
- a CDS encoding thioredoxin domain-containing protein, which produces MPGRIHVVILLLAAAMGLAFASVSTYDFAQHLDRQMHELHCSFIPGQHGDAAAGETQGCQVTLMSPYSSVLRSMVWGGIPITLPAMAVFAFLLFRGVDLFGRRGRERRAAAGFLFAAAAIPVVASGVMGTIALVQLEAACKVCIGIYGASLVSLLAAGLCFASLRRAVDEEPDDASDGGAGKVWLMGLLQLAAFVAVPVLAYVALMPDYSRYVGTCGKLADSADPGGVMVPLDANAGAPVAIEVFDPLCPACRAFDRSVVDAKLDRKMHRMAVLFPLEQECNWMVEGAVHPGACTVSEAILCAQTSNAVAPAQVIEWAFAQQDQIRAAGKTDPAAPKRMVLERFGELSSCLGSAEVQQRLNKSLRWAVDHHIPVSTPQLYVGGTKLCPEDTDLGLEYSLSRMLARQGGQP; this is translated from the coding sequence ATGCCCGGACGAATCCATGTAGTCATCCTGCTGCTCGCGGCCGCGATGGGCTTGGCGTTCGCGTCGGTCTCCACCTACGACTTCGCGCAGCACCTCGATCGACAGATGCACGAGCTGCACTGCTCGTTCATCCCCGGCCAGCACGGTGACGCCGCAGCGGGCGAGACCCAGGGCTGCCAGGTCACGCTGATGAGCCCGTACTCTTCGGTGCTGCGCAGCATGGTCTGGGGCGGCATCCCGATCACGTTGCCGGCCATGGCGGTGTTCGCGTTCCTGCTGTTCCGCGGCGTCGATCTGTTCGGCCGTCGTGGGCGCGAGCGACGGGCCGCCGCGGGATTCCTGTTCGCGGCCGCCGCGATCCCGGTGGTCGCCTCCGGTGTGATGGGCACGATCGCGTTGGTGCAGCTCGAGGCGGCGTGCAAGGTCTGCATCGGCATCTACGGCGCGTCGTTGGTGTCGCTGCTGGCGGCGGGGCTGTGCTTCGCGAGCTTGCGGCGCGCGGTCGACGAGGAGCCCGACGACGCCAGCGATGGCGGGGCCGGCAAGGTGTGGCTGATGGGCCTGCTGCAGCTGGCCGCCTTCGTGGCGGTGCCGGTGCTCGCCTACGTGGCGCTGATGCCCGACTACTCCCGCTACGTCGGCACCTGCGGCAAGCTGGCCGACAGCGCCGATCCCGGCGGCGTGATGGTGCCACTCGACGCCAATGCCGGTGCACCGGTGGCGATCGAGGTGTTCGATCCGCTCTGCCCGGCGTGCCGCGCCTTCGATCGCAGCGTGGTCGATGCCAAGCTCGATCGCAAGATGCACCGCATGGCGGTGCTCTTCCCGCTCGAGCAGGAGTGCAACTGGATGGTCGAGGGCGCGGTCCACCCGGGTGCGTGCACCGTGAGCGAGGCGATCCTCTGCGCGCAGACCTCCAACGCCGTCGCGCCCGCGCAGGTCATCGAGTGGGCCTTCGCGCAGCAGGACCAGATTCGCGCCGCCGGCAAGACCGATCCCGCGGCGCCCAAGCGAATGGTGCTCGAGCGCTTCGGTGAGCTGTCGAGCTGTCTCGGCAGCGCGGAGGTGCAGCAACGGCTCAACAAGTCGCTGCGCTGGGCGGTCGATCATCACATCCCGGTGTCGACACCGCAGCTCTACGTCGGCGGCACCAAGCTGTGCCCCGAGGACACCGACCTCGGGCTCGAGTACAGCCTGTCGCGCATGCTCGCGCGCCAAGGAGGACAGCCATGA
- a CDS encoding GNAT family N-acetyltransferase has protein sequence MSADDTSSTPEPAAWVEDLTLSTGERLRMRPLRPDDKQAIATGLARLSTQSQYLRFFTAKTRFTDAELRYLTEVDGWNHYAIGIARLEDDGTEGEGVAVARFVRLPDDPEVAEPAIAVVDDMQGRGLGRRLMERLVEAGRERGITRFRTEFLAVNNSMKDLLEGLSPEARFVSEGATVVGEFPLVRREPEIESRRWPLYEWLRLSASRAVELRRWFEMIFDREWLLAQLQRLAPSRSKE, from the coding sequence GTGAGCGCCGACGACACCTCGAGTACGCCAGAACCCGCGGCGTGGGTGGAGGACCTCACGCTCTCGACCGGGGAGCGCCTGCGCATGCGGCCGCTGCGACCCGACGACAAGCAGGCCATCGCGACCGGACTCGCGCGGCTGTCGACGCAGTCGCAGTACCTGCGCTTCTTCACCGCCAAGACGCGCTTCACCGACGCCGAGCTGCGCTACCTGACCGAGGTCGACGGCTGGAACCACTACGCCATCGGCATCGCGCGCCTCGAAGACGACGGCACCGAGGGCGAAGGCGTGGCGGTTGCCCGCTTCGTGCGGCTGCCCGACGACCCCGAGGTCGCCGAGCCCGCGATCGCGGTGGTCGACGACATGCAGGGGCGCGGCCTGGGGCGTCGCTTGATGGAGCGCCTCGTCGAGGCCGGACGCGAGCGCGGCATCACGCGCTTCCGCACCGAGTTCCTGGCCGTCAACAACTCGATGAAGGATCTCCTCGAGGGCTTGTCGCCCGAGGCGCGCTTCGTCAGCGAGGGGGCCACGGTGGTCGGCGAGTTCCCGTTGGTCCGCCGCGAGCCCGAGATCGAGTCGCGCCGCTGGCCGCTCTATGAGTGGCTGCGGCTGTCGGCCAGCCGCGCGGTCGAGCTGCGGCGGTGGTTCGAGATGATCTTCGATCGCGAGTGGTTGCTGGCGCAGCTGCAGCGCCTCGCACCCAGCCGCAGCAAGGAGTGA
- a CDS encoding RNA methyltransferase, with translation MDERAIGELAGFEFHRGVLAVAERPAATPPNAAIAALHERPRLRLLALDRIADAANLGAVLRCARAFDIGAVLLGPGCADAWSRRCLRASMGHGLSLSCSRVDDLAAAMQRCRVVLPGLRWWSTRGDGDAPPLGTIAAPDRLGLVLGNEGDGVSTAVTTACDAAVRIAMAAEVDSLNVGAAAAVLLWALRMA, from the coding sequence ATGGACGAGCGTGCGATCGGCGAGCTCGCCGGCTTCGAGTTCCATCGCGGTGTGTTGGCGGTCGCCGAGCGGCCGGCCGCGACGCCCCCGAACGCCGCGATCGCAGCGCTGCACGAGCGCCCGCGGCTGCGTCTGCTCGCACTCGATCGCATCGCCGATGCCGCCAACCTCGGCGCCGTGCTGCGCTGCGCGCGGGCGTTCGACATCGGTGCGGTGCTGCTGGGGCCGGGCTGCGCGGACGCGTGGTCGCGTCGCTGCCTACGGGCCTCGATGGGCCATGGGCTGTCGCTGTCGTGCTCGCGGGTGGACGATCTCGCGGCCGCAATGCAACGATGCCGCGTCGTGCTGCCGGGGTTGCGGTGGTGGTCCACCCGCGGCGACGGCGACGCGCCCCCGCTGGGCACGATTGCGGCACCCGATCGACTCGGCCTCGTGCTCGGCAACGAGGGCGACGGCGTATCGACGGCGGTCACCACCGCCTGCGACGCCGCCGTGCGCATCGCGATGGCCGCCGAGGTCGACTCGCTCAACGTCGGCGCCGCCGCTGCGGTGCTGTTGTGGGCGCTGCGGATGGCCTAG
- a CDS encoding nicotinate phosphoribosyltransferase, giving the protein MSTPLLTDAYKFSMAQAGFPLRRETFYFSFRRGGLQYIPIDLVAEVRSLLADLVGTDADHSFARNHGYGFTDAMSTALLNPAAVEIEAVPKGAWVCEREPILTITGPSFLVSWLEPMLLWLNHPIQLATALRSVDGPIDPAWVTATCNQHAALIRAALAAAGRSDVEVVHEQDAYAARVRETVRALVGAVGDADRVFEVGMRSAVCPEQHRLALQACLAEGVTRTSNVALAHELGMIPVGTMGHEHVQRWGADLPAFQAMRDMRSSAPSYLLDTFDTMGSGIKAAVAVMRERAHACAIRYDSGNKFIQYLHACELLREEGLEPTHVLEDGLDLEATVHFERLREFTGWSERAQVYGYGGSIVAAPMSNPFTRDRVSAVFKLSQTGNEPRMKFGNETGAGKQSVPGRPVAWRRLRGEGPVGIIGQAGETPPENYLSLADEPDALERLRLCNVLDLRRALQVPPGDRVVRLSPATQALVARVRANMPAL; this is encoded by the coding sequence TTGTCCACGCCCCTGCTCACGGATGCCTACAAGTTCTCGATGGCACAGGCGGGCTTTCCGCTGCGGCGCGAGACGTTCTACTTCTCGTTTCGTCGCGGCGGCCTGCAGTACATCCCGATCGATCTCGTCGCCGAGGTGCGCAGCCTGCTGGCGGACCTCGTGGGGACCGACGCCGATCACAGCTTCGCCCGCAATCATGGCTACGGCTTCACCGATGCGATGTCGACCGCGCTGCTCAACCCCGCGGCGGTCGAGATCGAGGCGGTGCCCAAGGGCGCGTGGGTGTGCGAGCGCGAGCCGATCCTGACCATCACGGGCCCGAGCTTCCTGGTGTCGTGGCTCGAGCCGATGCTGCTGTGGCTCAACCATCCCATCCAGCTCGCGACCGCGCTGCGCAGCGTCGATGGTCCCATCGATCCAGCGTGGGTGACCGCGACCTGCAATCAGCACGCCGCCCTCATCCGTGCGGCGCTCGCGGCCGCGGGGCGCAGCGACGTCGAGGTCGTGCACGAGCAGGACGCCTACGCTGCGCGCGTGCGCGAGACCGTGCGCGCGTTGGTCGGCGCGGTGGGCGACGCCGATCGGGTGTTCGAGGTCGGCATGCGCTCGGCGGTGTGTCCCGAGCAGCACCGGCTCGCACTGCAGGCTTGCCTCGCCGAGGGTGTCACGCGAACCAGCAACGTCGCCCTCGCGCACGAGCTCGGCATGATTCCGGTCGGCACGATGGGCCACGAGCACGTGCAGCGCTGGGGTGCCGATCTGCCGGCGTTCCAGGCCATGCGGGACATGCGGAGCTCGGCCCCGAGCTACCTGCTCGATACCTTCGACACCATGGGCTCCGGCATCAAGGCCGCCGTCGCGGTCATGCGCGAGCGTGCGCACGCGTGCGCGATCCGCTACGACTCCGGCAACAAGTTCATCCAGTACCTGCACGCCTGCGAGCTGCTGCGGGAGGAGGGGCTCGAGCCGACCCACGTGCTCGAGGACGGGCTCGACCTGGAGGCGACGGTGCACTTCGAGCGGCTGCGCGAGTTCACGGGCTGGTCCGAGCGCGCGCAGGTCTATGGCTACGGCGGCTCGATCGTCGCCGCGCCGATGAGCAACCCCTTCACCCGTGACCGCGTGAGCGCGGTGTTCAAGCTCAGCCAGACCGGCAACGAGCCGCGCATGAAGTTCGGCAACGAGACCGGCGCGGGCAAGCAGAGCGTACCCGGCCGGCCGGTCGCGTGGCGACGGCTGCGGGGCGAAGGCCCGGTCGGCATCATCGGCCAGGCCGGCGAGACCCCGCCGGAGAACTATCTGAGCCTCGCCGACGAGCCCGATGCGCTCGAGCGGCTGCGACTGTGCAACGTGCTCGACCTGCGGCGTGCGCTGCAGGTGCCCCCCGGCGACCGCGTGGTGCGGCTGTCGCCCGCGACCCAGGCGCTGGTCGCCCGGGTGCGCGCCAACATGCCCGCACTGTGA
- a CDS encoding isochorismatase family protein, protein MKSIIVDVDSQRDFMLPDGALFVAADAMVRMAIARVLQHAQREGQPILGSVDSHAWDAWEFQPNGGPFPPHCIKGSPGWLRVFHDVPKRTRFVPMQGVDGGVHNLVGERSKGAGNRTLDADALAAEALDGVGVYFEKEVYSLFANPAAAPVVAALVQALGGVEAVRFDVIGYCTGGYCVDAAATGLRKLGYNVRVLAYATAPIGGASAADRSAADLQAQGIEWVIAP, encoded by the coding sequence ATGAAGAGCATCATCGTCGACGTCGACAGCCAACGTGACTTCATGCTGCCCGACGGGGCGCTGTTCGTCGCCGCGGATGCCATGGTGCGCATGGCGATCGCGCGGGTCTTGCAGCACGCGCAGCGCGAGGGGCAGCCGATCCTCGGCTCGGTCGACTCCCACGCGTGGGACGCCTGGGAGTTCCAGCCCAACGGTGGCCCATTCCCGCCGCACTGCATCAAGGGCTCACCGGGGTGGCTGCGGGTCTTCCACGACGTGCCCAAGCGGACCCGCTTCGTGCCGATGCAGGGGGTCGACGGTGGTGTGCACAACCTCGTGGGCGAGCGCAGCAAGGGCGCCGGCAACCGCACGCTCGACGCCGATGCGCTGGCCGCCGAGGCGCTCGATGGCGTCGGTGTGTACTTCGAGAAGGAGGTCTACTCGCTGTTCGCGAACCCGGCCGCGGCGCCCGTCGTCGCGGCGCTCGTGCAGGCGCTGGGGGGCGTGGAGGCCGTGCGATTCGACGTGATCGGGTACTGCACCGGTGGCTACTGCGTCGATGCGGCCGCCACGGGGCTGCGCAAGCTCGGCTACAACGTCCGGGTGCTCGCGTACGCGACCGCGCCGATCGGGGGCGCCAGCGCAGCGGATCGCTCGGCCGCCGATCTGCAGGCCCAGGGCATCGAGTGGGTCATCGCGCCGTAG